The DNA segment CGGGGTGCTGCCGCTGCGCACCGTCCCGGACTACGAGCTGCTGGTCGACTACGGCGACGACCCGCTGCGGATGCCGGACCCCTACCGCTTCCTGCCGGCGCTGGGCGAACTGGACCTGCACCTGCTCGGTGAGGGCCGGCACGAGCAGCTGTGGCAGGCGCTCGGGGCGCGGATCATGGAGCACCAGGGGGTGTGCGGCACCCGCTTCACGGTCTGGGCGCCCAACGCCCAGGGGGTCCGGGTCGTCGGCGACTTCAACTACTGGGACGGCACCGGCCACCCGATGCGCTCGCTGGGCTCCTCGGGCGTCTGGGAGCTTTTCCTCCCGGGCATCGGCGAGGGCGAGCTCTACAAGTTCGAGATCACCCGGCCGGACGGCTCGCGGACCGTGCGCGCCGACCCGATGGCCCGGCGGACCGAGTGCCCGCCCGCCAATGCCTCGGTGGTGGAGGCCACGCACTACCGCTGGACGGACGGCGACTGGATGGCCCGGCGCGGCGAACGCCCGGTGCACGAGGCGCCGTTCTCGGTCTACGAGGTGCACCTGCCCTCCTGGCGCCCCGGCCTCACCTACCGCCAGCTCGCGGCCCAACTCCCCAACTACGTCAAGGACCTGGGGTTCACCCACGTCGAGTTCATGCCGGTCGCCGAGCATCCCTTCGGCGGCTCCTGGGGCTATCAGGTGACCGGGTTCTACGCCCCCACGGCCCGGATGGGCACGCCCGACGACTTCCGGTTCCTGGTCGACGCGCTGCACCGGGCCGGCATCGGTGTGCTGATGGACTGGGTGCCGGCGCACTTCCCGCGCGACGACTGGGCGCTGGCGGAGTTCGACGGCCGCCCGCTCTACGAGCCCCAGGACCCGGCGCGGGCCGCGCACCCGGACTGGGGCACCCTGGAGTTCGACTACGGCCGCACCGAGGTCCGCAACTTCCTGGTCGCCAACGCCGTGTACTGGTGCGAGGAGTTCCACATCGACGGCCTGCGGGTGGACGCCGTCGCCTCGATGCTCTACCTGGACTACTCGCGCGAGGACGGCGACTGGACCCCGAACGTCCACGGCGGGCGGGAGAACCTCGACGCGGTCGCCTTCCTCCAGGAGATGAACGCGACGGTCTACCGCCGCTGCCCCGGCGTCGTCACCATCGCCGAGGAGTCCACGGCCTGGGACGGCGTCACCCGCGCCACGCACCACGTCGGCCCCGGCGGCTTCGGCGGGCTGGGCTTCGGACTGAAGTGGAACATGGGCTGGATGCACGACTCCCTCGGCTACGCCTCCAAGGAGCCGGTGCACCGCAAGTACCACCACGGCGAGATGACCTTCTCGATGATCTACGCCTACTCCGAGAACTATGTGCTGCCCATCTCCCACGACGAGGTGGTGCACGGCAAGCGCGCGCTGGTGTCGAAGATGCCCGGCGACTGGTGGCAGCAGCGCGCCAGCCACCGGGCCTACCTCGGCTTCATGTGGGCCCACCCCGGAAAGCAGCTCCTGTTCATGGGGCAGGAGTTCGCCCAGGGCGCGGAGTGGGCGGAGCGCCACGGGCCGGACTGGTGGCTGCTCGACCCGTCGTACGAGGCCGAGGCCGACCACCGGGGCGTGCGCGACCTCGTCCGCGACCTGAACCGCCGCTACGCCGCCACGCCCGCGCTGTGGGAGCGCGACACCGACCCGGCCGGTTTCTCCTGGATCGACGGCGACGCGAGCGAGGACAACGTCTTCTCCTTCCTGCGCTTCGCCGCCGACGGCTCCCCGCTGATCTCGGTCACCAACTTCTCCCCGGTCGTCCGCCACGGCTACCGGCTCGGCGTCCCGGGCGCGGTCCCCGCCTGGCGGGAGGTGCTCAACACCGACGACGCGCGCTACGGCGGCAGCGGCATCGCCAACCCCGGCCCCCTCACGACCGAACCGACCTCCTGGAACGGCCGCGCCACCTCCGTCTCCACCGTCCTCCCCCCACTCGCCACGCTCTGGCTACGGCCGTCCTGACCGGGCCGTCCCGACCGCCTGCATCTGCTGGCTGTCGGCCCCCGCCGGACTCCCGCCCGGTCGCGCCGAAGGGGCGGGTGCCCTGTCCGGCACCCGCCCCTTCGGCCCTCCCGCACCGGCGGATCAGACCTTCGCGGACGTCTTCTCCGCCTCGCCGTCCCGCGGCCCGGCGACCTCGGCGACGGCCGGCTCCGGGGCGGCCTCGTCGGCCAGCGTCTTCTCGTCGAACGGCATCCGGCCGGCCAGCACCTCCGTCACCCGGGCCTTGTCGATCTCCTTGGTCCAGGTGCCGACCAGGACGGTGGCCACCGCGTTGCCGGCGAAGTTGGTCAGGGCCCGCGCCTCGCTCATGAAGCGGTCGATGCCGACGATCAGGCCCACGCCGTCGACCAGTTCGGGGCGGTGCGACTGCAGGCCGCCGGCCAGGGTCGCCAGGCCCGCGCCGGTGACGCCCGCCGCACCCTTCGAGGCGATGACCATGAACACCAGCAGCGAGATCTGCTGCCCGAGCGGCAGCGGCTTGCCCATCGCCTCGGCCACGAACAGCGAGGACATCGTCAGGTAGATGGCGGTGCCGTCGAGGTTGAAGCTGTAGCCGGTGGGGACGGTGATGCCGACCACCGGCCGGCTGACGCCCAGGTGCTCCATCTTCGCGATCAGCCGGGGCAGCGCCGACTCCGAGGAGGAGGTGGACAGGATCAGCAGGAACTCCCGGCCGAGGTACTTCAGCAGCTGGAAGATGCTGACCTTGGCGACCAGCCGGAGCAGCGCGCCGAGCACCACGATCACGAACAGCAGACAGGTGAGGTAGAAGCCGATCATGATGACGGCGAGCGACTTCAGCGCGTCCAGGCCGGTCTCGCCGACCACCGCGGCGATGGCGCCGAAGGCCCCCACCGGCGCCGCCCACATGATCATGGACAGCACCCGGAAGACCAGCTTCTGCAGGTGCCCGACCCCGCGCAGCACCGGCTCGCCCGCCGTGCCCAGCGCCTGCAGCGCGAAGCCGACCAGGAGCGCCACCAGCAGCGTCTGGAGCACCTCCTGCTGGGTGAAGGCGGAGAGCAGCGTGGTGGGGATCATGCCGAGCAGGAACTCGGACAGCGACTCCCCGCCGCCCTCGGTCTGGGCGTGGCCCGCGTGCCGGACGGACTCGGTCAGATGGAGGCCGGAGCCGGGGTCCAGCAGGTTGCCGACGACCAGGCCGATGGCGAGCGCCACGGTGGACATCACCATGAAGTAGCCGAGGGCCAGTCCGCCGACCGCGCCGACCTTGGCCGCCTTCCGCACCGAGCCGACGCCCAGCACGATGGTGCAGAAGATGACCGGCGAGATCATCATCTTGATGAGGTTCACGAACCCGGTGCCCAGCGGCTTGAGCTGGACGGCGACGCCGGGGGCGGCGAAGCCCACGAGGATGCCGAGCAGCACCGCGCCGATCACGGCGATATAGAGGAAGTGGGTCCGGTCGCGCTTCACCGGCGCGCTCTCCTCCGTGGTACCCCCACGCGGCGGGGTCTGTGCGGACACGGCTGCCTCCTCGGTCTACGGCTGTGCGCTGATCTGCGGCTCTGCCACACAACAAGTCCCGGCGACTATGCACGCCGCTGTGGCGCCCGTCACCCTTGCGTACATTTCGTTCACGTAAAAGTGACCGCGCGGACGGTTCCCGGGCGACCGTGCAGACTGTTGCGTATGCGACTCCCCCGACCCCGCCCCTCCCGACGGCTGCGCGGCCCCCGCAGCCTCGCCGGGCAGCTGTTCGCCATGCAGGTCGTGCTGGTGGCGGTGGTCGTCATGGGCTGTGCGCTCTTCGCGTACGTCAGCGCCGGGCGGCAGGCCGAGGAGACCGCGCGGCGGCAGGCGACCGCGGCGGCCACCGCCGTCGCCGACTCCCCCGCGGTGGTGGCCGCGGCCCGCACCAAGAACCCGACCGCCGCGCTGCAGCCGTACGCCGAGCGGCTGCGGTACGACGCCGGCGTCGACTTCGTGGTGGTGATGGCCCCGGACGGGACCCGCTGGACGCACCCCGAGCCCTCCGCGATCGGCAAGAAGTACCTGGGGCACATCGGCCCCGCGCTGCACGGCACGGTCTTCCCCGAGACGCACATGGGGGTGCTCGGGCCGTCCGTACGGGTCGTCGCGCCGGTCCGCGATCCACAGCGCGGCGGCCGGATCACGGCCCTGGTCAGCTCCGGGATCACCATCGAGACGATCAGCGAGCAGCTGCGCAACCAGGTCCTGGCCCTGGTGGGCGTGGCCGCCGGGGCGCTGGCGCTCGGCGGCCTGGGGACGTACGTGATCAACGCCCGGCTGCGGCGCCACACCCACGGGATGAACGCGGCCGAGCTCGGCCGGATGCACGAGTACCACCAGGCCGCGCTGCACGCCGTGCGCGAGGGGCTCTTGATGCTCGACGGGCAGCGCAGGGTCGCCCTGATCAACGACGGCGGGCGGGAGCTGCTGGGGCTGTCGGACGACGCGGTGGGCCGCCTGGTCACCGAGCTGGGGCTGCCGCAGCCGCTGACCGAGGCGCTGCTGGCACCCGGCCCCCGCGTCGACGAACTGCAGCTGACCCACGAGCGGGTGCTGGTCGTCAACTCCGCGCCGGTCTCCGGCGGGGAGCGGCGCGGCAGCGTCGTGACCCTGCGCGATCACACCGAACTCCAGGCGCTGTCCGGCGAGTTGGACTCGGTGCGCGGTTTCACCGAGGCGCTGCGCTCACAGGCCCACGAGGCCGCCAACCGGCTGCACACCGTGGTCTCGCTGATCGAACTGGGGCGGGCCGAGGAGGCCGTGGAGTTCGCGACCGCGGAGCTGGAGCTGGCGCAGGCGCTGACCGACCAGGTCGTCGGCGCGGTCGCCGAGCCGGTGCTCGCCGCGCTGCTGCTCGGCAAGGCCGCGCAGGCCAACGAGCGCGGCGTGGAGCTGACCCTGACCCCCGACAGCCGGATCGACGACGGGCTGCTGCCGCCCGGACTGCCCGCCCGTGACCTGGTGACGGTGCTGGGCAACCTCCTCGACAACGCCCTGGACGCCGCCGCGCCCACCCCGGAGCACACCGCCGCCGAGCCGCCGCGGGTGCGCGTCACGGCGCGGGCGGACGGCGGCGAACTGCTGCTGCGGGTCGCGGACAACGGCCCCGGGGTGTCCGCGGAAGCCGCCGAGGAGATCTTCCGGCGCGGCTGGAGCACCAAGCACGGGCAGGACGCGCCCGCCCGGGGCCGCGGTCTGGGCCTGGCCCTGGTCCAGCAGGCGGTACGCCGCAACGGCGGCACCGTCGTCCTGGACCGGACCCCCGGCGGCGGCGCGCGGTTCACCGTACGGCTGCCGCTGCGGGCGGGGGCGACGGCATGACCGCCGCCCGGATCCGGGTCCTGGTCGTCGAGGACGATCCGGTCGCCGCCGACGCGCACGCCCTGTACGTGGGGCGGGTGCCCGGCTTCACGGTGTCCGGGACCGTCCACTCCGGCGGCGACGCCCGCCGCCACCTCGAAACGCACGCCGTCGATCTGCTGCTGCTCGACCTCTACCTGCCCGACGGCCACGGGCTGCAGCTGGTGCGCACGCTGCGCGCGGCCAGCCACACCGCCGACATCATCGCGGTCACCTCCGCCCGGGACCTGGCGATGGTGCGCGAGGGCGTCTCGCTGGGCGTGGTGCAGTACGTGCTGAAGCCGTTCACCTTCGCGACCCTGCGCGACCGGCTCACCCGCTACGCCCAGTTCCGCGCCACCACCGGCGAGGCGAGCGGACAGGACGAGGTGGACCGGGCGATCGCCGCGCTGCGCGCCCCGCGTCCGGCCGCGCTGCCCAAGGGGCTGACCGCGGCCACCCTGCAGGCGGTGACCGAGGTGCTGCGGGCCGCGGGGAGCGGGCTGACGGCGACCGAGGCGGCCGCCGACGTGGGCATCTCCCGGATCACCGCCCGCCGTTACCTCGAACACCTCGTGGAGAGCGGGCGTGCGGCCCGCGCGCCCCAGTACGGCCAGGTCGGCCGCCCGGAACTGCGCTACCGGTGGTCGGGCCACTGACCGGCGGCGGCCGGTGGCCTGCTGCGGCCGGCGACCTGCTTTCAGCAGTCCGCCGCTCGTGGCCGGTCGGCCGGAAAACCGCACGTCCGCAGCGGAAACCGGCCGTCTAGGAGCTTCCTACGACTTTCCGGCTTGGGCATCCGCACCATAGGGGCGGAGCCCGGCCGTCACCTACCGTGTGCCGATGAACACGCCCGCCGGGGAGCCGAGCAGAACCCCTTTCCAGGCCGGGGCCGCCCGCCGGCTGCGCGAGGCCCTCGGAATGACCCCCGCCCATGTCGCCTACGGCATCCGGGCCGCCTTCGGCCTACCGGTGGCGCCGGCCACGGTGGCGTCCTGGGAACGGGGCGAGGGCGCCCCCACCGAGGCCGAACTGACCGCGCTGGCCGGCGCGCTGTGGTGCGCGCCGGGCGAGCTGCTCGACGCGCCGGACACCCTGCGCGCCCACCGCCTCGCCCGCGGCCTCGCCCCGGGGGACCTCGCGCTGCGCATCGGCATGGACCGGGCCGCGTACGAACGCCTGGAGACCGGCGGGAAGTGGAGCGGCAACGACCGGCAGGCCGCGGCGCTCGCCGAGGCGCTGCGGCTGCCGCTGCCCGCGCTGATCCGCTTCACCGGCCGGGACGAGAAGCTGACCGCCCTGCTGACCAGCGCCGCCACCACCCGCTGGCAGGGCTGCGTCCGGCCGGTCGGCAAGATCGTCCCCCTGCCCAAGGCGCGGCTCCAGGCCGTCCTGCAAGGGCTGCACCGCGACTATCAGGCGACCATGACGGCTACGCTCCACTGGGGCGACTCGCCCCGTGCCGAGGAATCCGGCCGGGCCGGGCGGGCCTTTCTCGACGGCATCCTCGCGGAATTCTGGGCGCGGGCCGGCGAATCGCGGCACTGAGAAAGGCCCTTTTCCCGGCCCCGTAAGGGGAAACCCCGAGACGCACCCTCGGTCCCCGGACGGAGCGGTGTCCGTCTGGAGAATGACGCCGGGCCCGGTGATGGCACTTCCGGCCGGTGCGGCTTTCGGTCCCTGCGGGCGAGGACCGGCCCGGCCTGCGCATTCGAGAATGAGGACATCGCTTTTTCCGTCCCTTCTCCAGGAGTTCCCCGTGTCCCACGCGGCCGCCCTTCCGGGTTTTCCCGGCTCCCCCGCCTCCACTCGCGCCGGCGCCGCCGTCGCCGCCCGCGCCACGGACCTGAACAAGGTCTACGGCCAGGGGGAGACCCGCGTGGTCGCGCTGGACTCCGTCTCGGTCGATTTCCGCAAGGCCCGGTTCACCGCGATCATGGGCCCCTCCGGCTCCGGAAAGTCCACGCTGATGCACTGCATGGCGGGCCTGGACACGATCTCCTCCGGCTCGGCCCGGATCGGCGACGTGGAACTCGGGTCGCTGAACGACAAGCAGCTCACGCGGCTGCGCCGGGACAAGATCGGCTTCATCTTCCAGGCGTTCAACCTGCTGCCGACGCTGTCCGCGCTGGAGAACATCACGCTGCCGATGGACATCGCGGGCCGCAAGCCCGACCGGGAGTGGCTCAACGCGGTCATCGAGACCGTCGGCCTGTCCGGACGGCTCGCGCACCGGCCGGCGCAGCTCTCCGGCGGCCAGCAGCAGCGGGTCGCGGTCGCCCGCGCGCTGGCCGCCCAGCCGGAGATCATCTTCGCCGACGAGCCGACCGGCAACCTCGACTCCCGCTCCGGCGCCGAAGTGCTGGGCTTCCTGCGGGAGTCGGTGCGGGCGATGGAGCAGACGGTCGTGATGGTCACCCATGACCCGGTCGCCGCGGGCTACGCGGACCGGGTGGTCTTCCTCGCGGACGGCCGGATCGTCGAGGAGCTCGACGACCCCACCGCGGACGCCGTCCTGGACCGGATGCGGCTCTTCGACTCCAAGGGCCGTACCAGCTGACACCGGCGCACCGCCCCGCCGCGCTCCCCGCGCGCCGCCCCTCATCCCGAGCCACCGGACCAGGACTGACACCACCACCATGCTGCGTACCGCCCTGCGCAACGTCCTTGCGCACAAAGCCCGATTGATGATGACCGCGCTCGCGGTCCTGCTCGGCGTCGCCTTCGTCGCCGGCACCCTCATCTTCAGCGACACCGTCGGCTCGGCCGTCAAGAAGGCGTCCGAGAAGAACCTCGACGGAGTGGCCGTCTCCGTCCAGGCCGTCGCCCCCGAGGACGGCCCGGACACCGGCAAGGACGGCAAGCGGACCACCCTTGTCGACGAGAAGCTGGCCGACACCATCCGCGCACTGCCCGGCGTGCAGTCCGTACGCCGCAACGTCAACGGGACGGCCACCGTCGCCGGCCCGGACAATGCGCCGCTCGGCAACGACTGGCAGAACCTCGCCGCCAACTTCCAGCCGGACAAGGACGGCCACGACCCCCGCTACCCGCTGCTGCGGGGCCGCGGACCGGCCGCCGACGACGAGGTCGCGCTGGACGAGGCGACCGCGAAGGCGTCCGGCCGCAAGATCGGTGACTCCGTGCGGCTCGCCACCGACGGCCCGGTGCTGACGAAGCGGCTGGTCGGCATCGTCTCCACCGACGACCCGCAGGTCACCGCGGGCGGCAGCCTGACGCTCTTCGACACCGCCACCGCGCAGAAGCTGTTCCTGCACCCCGGTCAGTTCGACGAGCTGGTGATCGGTGCCGCGCCCGGCGCCGATCAGCAGGCGCTGACCGCCAAGGTCGACGAGGTGCTGCCCAAGAACCGCGCCACGGCGACCAGCGGCACCGAGCTCGCCGCCGAGCAGTCCAAGATGGTCGCCGGCCAGAACAAGGCCCTGACCCAGACGCTGCTGACCTTCGCCGGGATCGCGCTGTTCGTCGGCGTCTTCATCATCGCCAACACCTTCACCATGCTGATCTCCCAGCGCAGCCGGGAGATCGCCCTGATGCGTGCGATCGGCGCCTCCCGCCGTCAGGTGGTGCGCTCGGTCCTCGCGGAGGCGGCCCTGCTGGGCCTGATCTCGTCGGCCGTCGGATTCGCGCTGGGCATCGGCCTCGCCGTGGGTCTGCGGGCGGTGCTCGAAGCCAATGGCGCGGGCTTCCCGGACGGTCCGGTCATCATCAGCCCGGCCGCGGTGCTCTCCGCGCTCGGTGTGGGCGTCGTGGTGACCGTGCTGGCCGCCTGGCTGCCGTCCCGCAAGGCGGCGAAGATCGCCCCGGTGGAGGCGCTCAACACCGTCGAGGCGCCGCCGGCACTGCGCAGCCTGGTGCTCCGCAACTCCCTCGGCGCGGTCATCACCGGCCTCGGCGTCGCGACCATGTTCTACGTCTCCACACTGGAGAAGTCCGACGACATGCCGATCGCGATGGTGGGCGGCATCCTGACGCTGACCGGCGTCATCATCCTCGCGCCGCTGCTGTCCCGGCCGCTGGTCTCGCTGGCGGGCGTCGTCACCACCCGGCTCTTCGGCATCAGCGGCAAGCTGGCCAAGGAGAACACGCTGCGCAACCCCCGCCGTACGGCGGCGACCGCCTCGGCGCTGATGATCGGCCTCACCCTGATCACCGGTATGACGGTCGTCGGGAACTCGGCCGGGCAGGCCATGGACAAGATGACGGCACAGGGGCTGAAGGCCGACTACAAGATCGGGACCACGTCCTCCGGTCTGGACCCCGAGCTGTCGCGGAAGGTGGCGGACATCCCGGGCGTCGAGGCGACGGCTCCGCTGCGCGGCACGGGCTTCCAGACCCCCGACTCCACCATGAGCCTGATGGGCACCGACCTCGGCGCGATCGGCAAGGTCACCCAACTGGACTTCATCAGCGGCTCGTTGACCGGCGCCGGGGGCAATGACATCGCGGTCTCCCAGGAGATGGCCAAGATGAAGGGCTGGCACACCGGCGACACCCTGGACGCCACCTTCTTCGACAAGAAGAAGGCGAAGCTCAAGATCGTCGGAATCTACGCGGACAACGAGCTGATCGGCGACTCGATCGGCACCGCCTCACTGGCGGCGCCGCACCAGGTCGAGCCGAAGGTCGAGACGCTGCTGGTCAAGGCCCAGGACGGCCCGTCGGAGGGGCTGGAGAAGCAGATCCGGCACACCCTCGGCGACAGCCCGCTGCTGAAGGTCCAGAACCACGACGACCTGCGCAAGGAGAACGCCGCGAACATCGACATGGTGGTCAACGTCTCCTACGGGCTGCTGGGCATGGCCGTCATCATCGCGGTGGTGGGCGTCGTCAACACCCTCGCCATGTCGGTCTTCGAGCGGACCCGCGAGATCGGGATGCTGCGGGCGATCGGGCTGGCCCGCAGCGGCATCAAGCAGATGGTCCGGCTGGAGTCGGTGGTCATCGCGCTGTTCGGCGCGGGCCTGGGCATCGCGGTGGGGGTCTTCTGCTCCTGGGCCGTCGGCCACCTGATCAGCAAGGGCCTGCCCACCTACGAGCTGCTGCTGCCCTGGGGCCGGCTCGCGCTGTTCGTGCTGATCGCGGCGGCCGTGGGGGTGCTGGCCGCGCTCTGGCCGGCCCGCCGCGCGGCCCGGCTGAACATGCTGGAGGCCATCGGCGCCCAGTGACCGCCTGACCGCCACCCCCCACAAAGGCGGCGCGCCCGCCCTCGACCGAGGGCAGGCGCGCCGCTGTTGGTGTTCCCGGGAAGCAGCCGGGCTCAGAAGACCGACTCGGCCTCGTCCATCCGCCACGCGGGCACCGTCTTGAGCTCGGTGACCGCCTCGTGCAGCGGCACCATCGTGATGTCGGTGCCGCGCAGCGCGGTCATCCGGCCGAAGTCGCCGCGGTGCGCGGCCTCGACGGCGTGCCAGCCGAAGCGGGTGGCGAGCACCCGGTCGTACGCGGTGGGGGTGCCGCCGCGCTGGACGTGGCCGAGGATGACCGGGCGGGCCTCCTTGCCCAGGCGCTTCTCCAGCTCGACGGCGAGGTGGTTGCCGATGCCGCTGAACCGCTCGTGGCCGAACTGGTCGATCGCGCCCTTCTTGTAGTCCATGGTCTCCTCGGCCGGGTGGGCCCCCTCGGCGACGCAGACGACCGCGAACTTCTTGCCCCGGGCGAACCGCTCCTCGACCATCGTGACCAGGTCGTTCACATCGAAGGGACGCTCGGGCAGGCAGATGCCGTGGGCGCCACCGGCCATCCCCGACTCCAGCGCGATCCAGCCGGCGTGCCGTCCCATCACCTCGACCACCATGACCCGCTGGTGCGACTCCGCGGTGGTCTTGAGGCGGTCGATCGCCTCCGTGGCGACCCCGACGGCGGTGTCGAAGCCGAAGGTGCGGTCGGTGGAGGAGATGTCGTTGTCGATGGTCTTGGGGACGCCGACGACCGGCATCCCGGCGTCCGCGAGCATCCGGGCGGCGGTGAGGGTGCCCTCGCCGCCGATCGGGATCAGGACGTCGATGCCGTAGTCCTTGGAGAGGTCCTTGGACCTCTCGCAGGCTTCGCGCAGGCGGTTGCGCTCCAGCCGGGACGAGCCGAGGATGGTGCCGCCGCGGGCGAGGATGCCGCTGACCGCGTCGAGGTCGAGCTTGCGGAAACGGCCTTCGAGCAGACCCTTGAAGCCGTCCTCGAAGCCGATGACCTCGTCGTCGTGTCCGGTGAGCGCGCGGTGGACGACAGACCGGATCACAGCGTTCAGGCCAGGACAGTCGCCGCCTGCGGTGAGGACTCCGATACGCATCGTGCTGTGTCTCCTGTGCTCGCTGTCGGTTCGTGTGAGCCGGTCCGATTGTTTCACGGGCCGGCCGGCCGTCCCCCTCGTCCACAGGCCCCACCCCTACTGTCCTCGCCCGTATCGGGCAAGGGAAACTGGAGGAGCGACTTAGCTACACACGCAGGTATTGTCAAGAGGGGCAAGCCAACAATAACGGCTGAATTTGACCTTGTGGCCA comes from the Streptomyces angustmyceticus genome and includes:
- a CDS encoding sensor histidine kinase, which produces MRLPRPRPSRRLRGPRSLAGQLFAMQVVLVAVVVMGCALFAYVSAGRQAEETARRQATAAATAVADSPAVVAAARTKNPTAALQPYAERLRYDAGVDFVVVMAPDGTRWTHPEPSAIGKKYLGHIGPALHGTVFPETHMGVLGPSVRVVAPVRDPQRGGRITALVSSGITIETISEQLRNQVLALVGVAAGALALGGLGTYVINARLRRHTHGMNAAELGRMHEYHQAALHAVREGLLMLDGQRRVALINDGGRELLGLSDDAVGRLVTELGLPQPLTEALLAPGPRVDELQLTHERVLVVNSAPVSGGERRGSVVTLRDHTELQALSGELDSVRGFTEALRSQAHEAANRLHTVVSLIELGRAEEAVEFATAELELAQALTDQVVGAVAEPVLAALLLGKAAQANERGVELTLTPDSRIDDGLLPPGLPARDLVTVLGNLLDNALDAAAPTPEHTAAEPPRVRVTARADGGELLLRVADNGPGVSAEAAEEIFRRGWSTKHGQDAPARGRGLGLALVQQAVRRNGGTVVLDRTPGGGARFTVRLPLRAGATA
- a CDS encoding ABC transporter permease yields the protein MLRTALRNVLAHKARLMMTALAVLLGVAFVAGTLIFSDTVGSAVKKASEKNLDGVAVSVQAVAPEDGPDTGKDGKRTTLVDEKLADTIRALPGVQSVRRNVNGTATVAGPDNAPLGNDWQNLAANFQPDKDGHDPRYPLLRGRGPAADDEVALDEATAKASGRKIGDSVRLATDGPVLTKRLVGIVSTDDPQVTAGGSLTLFDTATAQKLFLHPGQFDELVIGAAPGADQQALTAKVDEVLPKNRATATSGTELAAEQSKMVAGQNKALTQTLLTFAGIALFVGVFIIANTFTMLISQRSREIALMRAIGASRRQVVRSVLAEAALLGLISSAVGFALGIGLAVGLRAVLEANGAGFPDGPVIISPAAVLSALGVGVVVTVLAAWLPSRKAAKIAPVEALNTVEAPPALRSLVLRNSLGAVITGLGVATMFYVSTLEKSDDMPIAMVGGILTLTGVIILAPLLSRPLVSLAGVVTTRLFGISGKLAKENTLRNPRRTAATASALMIGLTLITGMTVVGNSAGQAMDKMTAQGLKADYKIGTTSSGLDPELSRKVADIPGVEATAPLRGTGFQTPDSTMSLMGTDLGAIGKVTQLDFISGSLTGAGGNDIAVSQEMAKMKGWHTGDTLDATFFDKKKAKLKIVGIYADNELIGDSIGTASLAAPHQVEPKVETLLVKAQDGPSEGLEKQIRHTLGDSPLLKVQNHDDLRKENAANIDMVVNVSYGLLGMAVIIAVVGVVNTLAMSVFERTREIGMLRAIGLARSGIKQMVRLESVVIALFGAGLGIAVGVFCSWAVGHLISKGLPTYELLLPWGRLALFVLIAAAVGVLAALWPARRAARLNMLEAIGAQ
- a CDS encoding helix-turn-helix domain-containing protein, with the protein product MPMNTPAGEPSRTPFQAGAARRLREALGMTPAHVAYGIRAAFGLPVAPATVASWERGEGAPTEAELTALAGALWCAPGELLDAPDTLRAHRLARGLAPGDLALRIGMDRAAYERLETGGKWSGNDRQAAALAEALRLPLPALIRFTGRDEKLTALLTSAATTRWQGCVRPVGKIVPLPKARLQAVLQGLHRDYQATMTATLHWGDSPRAEESGRAGRAFLDGILAEFWARAGESRH
- a CDS encoding ABC transporter ATP-binding protein, with the protein product MSHAAALPGFPGSPASTRAGAAVAARATDLNKVYGQGETRVVALDSVSVDFRKARFTAIMGPSGSGKSTLMHCMAGLDTISSGSARIGDVELGSLNDKQLTRLRRDKIGFIFQAFNLLPTLSALENITLPMDIAGRKPDREWLNAVIETVGLSGRLAHRPAQLSGGQQQRVAVARALAAQPEIIFADEPTGNLDSRSGAEVLGFLRESVRAMEQTVVMVTHDPVAAGYADRVVFLADGRIVEELDDPTADAVLDRMRLFDSKGRTS
- a CDS encoding response regulator, whose amino-acid sequence is MTAARIRVLVVEDDPVAADAHALYVGRVPGFTVSGTVHSGGDARRHLETHAVDLLLLDLYLPDGHGLQLVRTLRAASHTADIIAVTSARDLAMVREGVSLGVVQYVLKPFTFATLRDRLTRYAQFRATTGEASGQDEVDRAIAALRAPRPAALPKGLTAATLQAVTEVLRAAGSGLTATEAAADVGISRITARRYLEHLVESGRAARAPQYGQVGRPELRYRWSGH
- the glgB gene encoding 1,4-alpha-glucan branching enzyme yields the protein MTARPPSRPTTPDTAPAPGATDDSAAGRSGRAAPPRPAAGDPAAAARGTFAGTAAGSAGRSAAGPAAGPAAGTAPARPVVPREATAPGRAGAPAGPARAGAPGTGTHGIRAAAPLSAEDRGRLLGGAHHDPHALLGAHPVRGGLLIRVLRPCAKSVTVLAKGLRAALPAEGDGLFAGVLPLRTVPDYELLVDYGDDPLRMPDPYRFLPALGELDLHLLGEGRHEQLWQALGARIMEHQGVCGTRFTVWAPNAQGVRVVGDFNYWDGTGHPMRSLGSSGVWELFLPGIGEGELYKFEITRPDGSRTVRADPMARRTECPPANASVVEATHYRWTDGDWMARRGERPVHEAPFSVYEVHLPSWRPGLTYRQLAAQLPNYVKDLGFTHVEFMPVAEHPFGGSWGYQVTGFYAPTARMGTPDDFRFLVDALHRAGIGVLMDWVPAHFPRDDWALAEFDGRPLYEPQDPARAAHPDWGTLEFDYGRTEVRNFLVANAVYWCEEFHIDGLRVDAVASMLYLDYSREDGDWTPNVHGGRENLDAVAFLQEMNATVYRRCPGVVTIAEESTAWDGVTRATHHVGPGGFGGLGFGLKWNMGWMHDSLGYASKEPVHRKYHHGEMTFSMIYAYSENYVLPISHDEVVHGKRALVSKMPGDWWQQRASHRAYLGFMWAHPGKQLLFMGQEFAQGAEWAERHGPDWWLLDPSYEAEADHRGVRDLVRDLNRRYAATPALWERDTDPAGFSWIDGDASEDNVFSFLRFAADGSPLISVTNFSPVVRHGYRLGVPGAVPAWREVLNTDDARYGGSGIANPGPLTTEPTSWNGRATSVSTVLPPLATLWLRPS
- a CDS encoding cation:dicarboxylate symporter family transporter; the protein is MSAQTPPRGGTTEESAPVKRDRTHFLYIAVIGAVLLGILVGFAAPGVAVQLKPLGTGFVNLIKMMISPVIFCTIVLGVGSVRKAAKVGAVGGLALGYFMVMSTVALAIGLVVGNLLDPGSGLHLTESVRHAGHAQTEGGGESLSEFLLGMIPTTLLSAFTQQEVLQTLLVALLVGFALQALGTAGEPVLRGVGHLQKLVFRVLSMIMWAAPVGAFGAIAAVVGETGLDALKSLAVIMIGFYLTCLLFVIVVLGALLRLVAKVSIFQLLKYLGREFLLILSTSSSESALPRLIAKMEHLGVSRPVVGITVPTGYSFNLDGTAIYLTMSSLFVAEAMGKPLPLGQQISLLVFMVIASKGAAGVTGAGLATLAGGLQSHRPELVDGVGLIVGIDRFMSEARALTNFAGNAVATVLVGTWTKEIDKARVTEVLAGRMPFDEKTLADEAAPEPAVAEVAGPRDGEAEKTSAKV